In one Juglans regia cultivar Chandler chromosome 11, Walnut 2.0, whole genome shotgun sequence genomic region, the following are encoded:
- the LOC109010949 gene encoding receptor-like cytosolic serine/threonine-protein kinase RBK2, translated as MKKKVDSSSPVGVLEDYFKSSESETCSSKELAIVSKAQHNSKPVSGWRGFVQLLRNRSKKSLDTLHPLSVTKLSRRMGGSMREAMSMVPFFRVHPDLNYTNLPWKNFSLYELQTATNYFSHENLIGKGGYAEVYKGCIRDGRLVAIKRLIKGKADEIVADFLSELGVMAHVNHPNTAKLIGYGVEGGMHLVLELSPHGSLASLLYGSKEKLEWGIRYKIALGTAKGLLYLHEGCQRRIIHRDIKASNILLTGDFEPQICDFGLAKWLPEQWTHHIVSKFEGTFGYLAPEYLLHGIVDEKTDVFAFGVLLLEIVTGRRALDYSQQSLVLWAKPLIKKNHINELIDPSLGDNYNSHQINLVLLVASLCIQQSSIRRPCMSQVLQLLSGDLSCLKCMRKSQTEFFRKAFHEELISAEECYSTKI; from the exons ATGAAAAAGAAGGTAGATTCATCTTCTCCTGTTGGAGTTCTTGAGGACTACTTTAAGAGCTCAGAATCTGAAACATGTTCCTCGAAAGAACTAGCTATAGTCTCCAAAGCCCAACACAACTCAAAACCCGTTTCAGGCTGGCGTGGATTTGTCCAGTTATTAAGAAATAGATCCAAGAAATCATTAGACACATTGCATCCTCTCAGTGTCACCAAGCTCTCAAGAAGAATGGGTGGTAGTATGAGGGAGGCCATGTCCATGGTGCCTTTTTTTCGCGTCCATCCCGATTTGAATTATACCAATTTACCATGGAAGAATTTCAGCTTGTATGAGCTACAAACTGCTACCAATTATTTCAGCCACG AGAATCTGATTGGAAAGGGTGGTTATGCTGAAGTTTACAAGGGGTGTATACGAGATGGGCGGCTGGTAGCAATCAAACGTCTGATAAAAGGGAAAGCCGACGAAATTGTAGCGGACTTCTTATCAGAGCTTGGAGTAATGGCACATGTGAACCATCCAAATACTGCTAAGTTAATTGGTTATGGGGTTGAAGGAGGAATGCACCTCGTTCTTGAACTATCTCCACATGGGAGCTTAGCTTCCCTGCTTTATG GTTCAAAAGAGAAGCTGGAATGGGGTATTAGATATAAGATTGCACTAGGGACAGCTAAGGGTTTACTCTATCTTCATGAGGGTTGTCAGAGAAGAATTATCCACAGAGACATTAAGGCTTCAAACATTTTGCTTACTGGGGACTTTGAGCCTCAG ATTTGTGATTTTGGACTTGCAAAATGGTTGCCAGAGCAGTGGACTCACCATATCGTATCAAAATTTGAAGGCACATTTGG GTATCTTGCTCCCGAGTACTTACTGCATGGCATAGTTGATGAAAAGACTGATGTTTTTGCCTTTGGTGTGCTGCTATTGGAAATAGTCACTGGACGCCGAGCACTAGATTACTCCCAGCAAAGCCTTGTTTTATGG GCAAAACCTTTGATTAAGAAGAACCACATCAACGAGCTCATTGATCCTTCTCTTGGTGATAACTACAACTCTCATCAGATAAATCTCGTGCTCTTGGTTGCTTCTTTATGCATACAACAGTCCTCAATTCGACGGCCCTGTATGAGCCAG GTTCTGCAGCTTCTGAGTGGCGACCTTAGCTGCTTGAAATGCATGAGAAAAAGCCAAACCGAATTCTTCCGAAAAGCATTCCATGAAGAGCTCATCAGTGCAGAAGAGTGCTACTCAACCAAGATTTAG
- the LOC109010959 gene encoding protein tas-like isoform X1, producing MSVPLFNLAPNLTVSRLCLGTMTFGEQNSLPQSFHLLDEAFSAGINFFDSAEMYPVPQRAETQGRSEEYLGRWVRNRKISRDRVVLATKVTGPSGQMTWIRGGPMCLDAWNITKAIDNSLLRMQTDYIDLYQIHWPDRYVPMFGETEYDPIRQFSSVGIEEQLDALGRAVDAGKIRYTGLSNETPYGVMKFIQIAERASRRPRIVSVQNSYSLLCRTFDSGMAECCHHERISLLAYSPLAMGILSGKYFLPDGGSAHARLNLFKGRYSEGESRYNLSNNIIKAASMEYLHIAGKYGLHPVSLAIAFVLRHPLVASAVFGATKLRQLQEVLDAMKVELTSEIIGDINKIHARFPNPCP from the exons ATGTCTGTTCCTCTCTTCAACCTTGCTCCCAATCTGACAGTTTCAAGGCTTTGCTTAG GAACCATGACTTTTGGTGAACAAAACAGCTTGCCCCAGTCCTTTCACCTTCTCGACGAAGCTTTCAGTGCCGGAATCAACTTCTTCGACTCTGCAGAAAT GTATCCAGTGCCTCAGCGTGCTGAGACTCAGGGTAGGAGCGAAGAGTACCTGGGCCGTTGGGTTAGAAATAGGAAAATTTCTAGGGATCGCGTCGTCTTGGCCACAAAG GTGACTGGACCATCTGGGCAAATGACTTGGATACGAGGTGGGCCAATGTGTTTAGATGCCTGGAATATTACCAAGGCCATTGACAACAG CTTGCTGCGCATGCAAACTGACTACATTGATCTTTATCAGATTCACTGGCCAGATCG CTATGTTCCCATGTTTGGAGAAACTGAATATGATCCAATCCGACAGTTCAGTTCAGTTGGCATAGAGGAACAACTTGATGCTCTTGGCAGAGCTGTTGATGCTGGTAAG atCAGATACACTGGTCTCAGTAATGAAACCCCATATGGTGTCATGAAGTTCATTCAGATAGCTGAAAGGGCTTCTCGTCGTCCTAGGATAGTATCAGTACAG AACTCATACAGCTTGCTTTGTCGAACTTTTGATTCTGGAATGGCTGAGTGCTGTCACCATGAGAG gaTCAGCTTATTGGCCTACAGCCCCCTGGCAATGGGCATTCTCTCAGGGAAGTATTTTTTGCCTGATGGGGGTTCAGCACATGCTCGGTTGAATCTTTTTAAAG GTAGGTATTCAGAAGGGGAATCGAGGTATAACCTGTCCAATAACATCATAAAAGCAGCTAGCATG gAATATCTCCATATTGCTGGAAAATATGGTCTTCATCCTGTATCCCTTGCAATTG CCTTTGTTTTGAGACATCCTCTTGTTGCAAGTGCTGTTTTTGGGGCTACTAAGTTGCGGCAGCTTCAGGAGGTTCTCGATGCAATGAAAGTTGAGCTCACATCTGAAATAATTGGTGACATCAACAAGATTCATGCAAGGTTTCCTAATCCATGCCCCTGA
- the LOC109010959 gene encoding protein tas-like isoform X2: MSVPLFNLAPNLTVSRLCLGTMTFGEQNSLPQSFHLLDEAFSAGINFFDSAEMYPVPQRAETQGRSEEYLGRWVRNRKISRDRVVLATKVTGPSGQMTWIRGGPMCLDAWNITKAIDNSLLRMQTDYIDLYQIHWPDRYVPMFGETEYDPIRQFSSVGIEEQLDALGRAVDAGKIRYTGLSNETPYGVMKFIQIAERASRRPRIVSVQNSYSLLCRTFDSGMAECCHHESLLAYSPLAMGILSGKYFLPDGGSAHARLNLFKGRYSEGESRYNLSNNIIKAASMEYLHIAGKYGLHPVSLAIAFVLRHPLVASAVFGATKLRQLQEVLDAMKVELTSEIIGDINKIHARFPNPCP; this comes from the exons ATGTCTGTTCCTCTCTTCAACCTTGCTCCCAATCTGACAGTTTCAAGGCTTTGCTTAG GAACCATGACTTTTGGTGAACAAAACAGCTTGCCCCAGTCCTTTCACCTTCTCGACGAAGCTTTCAGTGCCGGAATCAACTTCTTCGACTCTGCAGAAAT GTATCCAGTGCCTCAGCGTGCTGAGACTCAGGGTAGGAGCGAAGAGTACCTGGGCCGTTGGGTTAGAAATAGGAAAATTTCTAGGGATCGCGTCGTCTTGGCCACAAAG GTGACTGGACCATCTGGGCAAATGACTTGGATACGAGGTGGGCCAATGTGTTTAGATGCCTGGAATATTACCAAGGCCATTGACAACAG CTTGCTGCGCATGCAAACTGACTACATTGATCTTTATCAGATTCACTGGCCAGATCG CTATGTTCCCATGTTTGGAGAAACTGAATATGATCCAATCCGACAGTTCAGTTCAGTTGGCATAGAGGAACAACTTGATGCTCTTGGCAGAGCTGTTGATGCTGGTAAG atCAGATACACTGGTCTCAGTAATGAAACCCCATATGGTGTCATGAAGTTCATTCAGATAGCTGAAAGGGCTTCTCGTCGTCCTAGGATAGTATCAGTACAG AACTCATACAGCTTGCTTTGTCGAACTTTTGATTCTGGAATGGCTGAGTGCTGTCACCATGAGAG CTTATTGGCCTACAGCCCCCTGGCAATGGGCATTCTCTCAGGGAAGTATTTTTTGCCTGATGGGGGTTCAGCACATGCTCGGTTGAATCTTTTTAAAG GTAGGTATTCAGAAGGGGAATCGAGGTATAACCTGTCCAATAACATCATAAAAGCAGCTAGCATG gAATATCTCCATATTGCTGGAAAATATGGTCTTCATCCTGTATCCCTTGCAATTG CCTTTGTTTTGAGACATCCTCTTGTTGCAAGTGCTGTTTTTGGGGCTACTAAGTTGCGGCAGCTTCAGGAGGTTCTCGATGCAATGAAAGTTGAGCTCACATCTGAAATAATTGGTGACATCAACAAGATTCATGCAAGGTTTCCTAATCCATGCCCCTGA
- the LOC109010959 gene encoding protein tas-like isoform X3, which produces MTFGEQNSLPQSFHLLDEAFSAGINFFDSAEMYPVPQRAETQGRSEEYLGRWVRNRKISRDRVVLATKVTGPSGQMTWIRGGPMCLDAWNITKAIDNSLLRMQTDYIDLYQIHWPDRYVPMFGETEYDPIRQFSSVGIEEQLDALGRAVDAGKIRYTGLSNETPYGVMKFIQIAERASRRPRIVSVQNSYSLLCRTFDSGMAECCHHERISLLAYSPLAMGILSGKYFLPDGGSAHARLNLFKGRYSEGESRYNLSNNIIKAASMEYLHIAGKYGLHPVSLAIAFVLRHPLVASAVFGATKLRQLQEVLDAMKVELTSEIIGDINKIHARFPNPCP; this is translated from the exons ATGACTTTTGGTGAACAAAACAGCTTGCCCCAGTCCTTTCACCTTCTCGACGAAGCTTTCAGTGCCGGAATCAACTTCTTCGACTCTGCAGAAAT GTATCCAGTGCCTCAGCGTGCTGAGACTCAGGGTAGGAGCGAAGAGTACCTGGGCCGTTGGGTTAGAAATAGGAAAATTTCTAGGGATCGCGTCGTCTTGGCCACAAAG GTGACTGGACCATCTGGGCAAATGACTTGGATACGAGGTGGGCCAATGTGTTTAGATGCCTGGAATATTACCAAGGCCATTGACAACAG CTTGCTGCGCATGCAAACTGACTACATTGATCTTTATCAGATTCACTGGCCAGATCG CTATGTTCCCATGTTTGGAGAAACTGAATATGATCCAATCCGACAGTTCAGTTCAGTTGGCATAGAGGAACAACTTGATGCTCTTGGCAGAGCTGTTGATGCTGGTAAG atCAGATACACTGGTCTCAGTAATGAAACCCCATATGGTGTCATGAAGTTCATTCAGATAGCTGAAAGGGCTTCTCGTCGTCCTAGGATAGTATCAGTACAG AACTCATACAGCTTGCTTTGTCGAACTTTTGATTCTGGAATGGCTGAGTGCTGTCACCATGAGAG gaTCAGCTTATTGGCCTACAGCCCCCTGGCAATGGGCATTCTCTCAGGGAAGTATTTTTTGCCTGATGGGGGTTCAGCACATGCTCGGTTGAATCTTTTTAAAG GTAGGTATTCAGAAGGGGAATCGAGGTATAACCTGTCCAATAACATCATAAAAGCAGCTAGCATG gAATATCTCCATATTGCTGGAAAATATGGTCTTCATCCTGTATCCCTTGCAATTG CCTTTGTTTTGAGACATCCTCTTGTTGCAAGTGCTGTTTTTGGGGCTACTAAGTTGCGGCAGCTTCAGGAGGTTCTCGATGCAATGAAAGTTGAGCTCACATCTGAAATAATTGGTGACATCAACAAGATTCATGCAAGGTTTCCTAATCCATGCCCCTGA
- the LOC109007686 gene encoding serine/threonine-protein phosphatase BSL1-like, which translates to MDSKPWLSPAPTYRSLETYWDTDDDAPGPRCSHTLTAVAATKSLGPRLILFGGTTAIEGGTSSSAPGIRLAGVTNSVHSYDVLTRKWTRIRPAGEPPSPRAAHAATAVGTMVVFQGGIGPAGHSTDDLFVLDLTNDKFKWHRVVVQGQGPGPRYGHVMDLVAQRYLVTVSGNDGKRVLSDAWALDTAQKPYAWQRLSPEGDRPSARMYATASARSDGMFLLCGGRDSTGTPLADAYGLLMHRNGQWEWTLAPGVSPSPRYQHAAAFVGARLHVTGGVLRGGRGVEGEAAVAVLDTAAGIWLDRSGLVTSSRTSKGQTEYDPFLELMRRCRHAAASVGVRIYIYGGLKGDVLLDDFLVAENPPYQPDINSPAITSERAPPVTSTKVNQSSMIPFETTPTLDGGAEILSSSGMSMDKNSMEKLREASAAEAEAASAVWQAVQAASAEETSVSDENSQATETISDGSDTEADVRLHPRAVVVAKEAVGNLGGMVRQLSLDQFENESRRMIPLNNDLSYPTKKFARQKSPQGLHKKIIYTLLRPRNWKAPPNRRFFLDSYEVGELCYAAEQIFMQEPTVLQLKAPVKVFGDLHGQFGDLMRLFDEYGFPSTAGDITYIDYLFLGDYVDRGQHSLETITLLLALKIEYPENVHLIRGNHEAADINALFGFRLECIERMGENDGIWAWTRFNQLFNCLPLAALIEKKIICMHGGIGRSIHSVEQIEKLERPITMDAGSIILMDLLWSDPTENDSVEGLRPNARGPGLVSFGPDRVTDFCKKNKLQLIIRAHECVMDGFERFAQGQLITLFSATNYCGTANNAGAILVVGRGLVVVPKLIHPLPPPLQSPETSPEHVIEDTWMQELNIQRPPTPTRGRPQPDLDRSSLAYI; encoded by the exons ATGGATTCGAAGCCATGGCTGTCCCCGGCTCCTACCTATCGTAGCTTAGAGACCTATTGGGATACCGACGACGACGCCCCTGGTCCCCGGTGTAGTCACACGCTCACCGCCGTCGCCGCCACCAAATCCCTAGGCCCCCGCCTCATCCTCTTTGGCGGCACCACTGCCATCGAAGGCGGCACATCATCCTCCGCCCCTGGCATCA GGTTAGCCGGTGTGACCAATTCGGTTCATTCTTACGATGTTCTCACCCGGAAATGGACCAG AATTAGGCCGGCCGGTGAGCCACCTTCACCTCGGGCTGCGCATGCAGCGACGGCAGTTGGTACTATGGTCGTTTTTCAG GGTGGGATAGGTCCTGCTGGGCATTCTACGGATGACCTATTCGTACTGGACTTGACGAATGACAAGTTTAAGTGGCACAG AGTGGTCGTACAAGGACAGGGACCTGGACCTCGCTACGGACATGTAATGGACTTGGTTGCTCAAAGATACCTTGTCACTGTCAGTGGCAATGACG GAAAAAGAGTTCTGTCTGATGCTTGGGCTTTGGATACTGCCCAGAAACCTTATGCATGGCAGAGGCTGAGCCCGGAAGGTGATAGACCTTCTGCTAGAAT GTATGCTACAGCTAGTGCCCGTTCAGATGGCATGTTTTTGTTGTGTGGTGGAAGAGACTCTACTGGCACG CCACTCGCAGATGCTTATGGGCTGCTCATGCATAGGAATGGTCAGTGGGAATGGACTCTTGCACCAGGTGTATCTCCTTCACCAAGGTATCAACATGCTGCG GCTTTTGTTGGTGCACGATTGCATGTTACAGGAGGTGTTCTCAGAGGAGGACGTGGAGTAGAAGGTGAAGCAGCTGTTGCAG TATTGGACACCGCTGCTGGAATTTGGTTAGATAGAAGTGGGCTGGTCACCTCTTCACGCACAAGCAAGGGACAAACTGAATATGATCCTTTTTTGGAGCTTATGCGTCGTTGTCGCCATGCAGCAGCATCTGTTGGTGTTCGAATATATATCTATGGTGGTCTCAAGGGAG ATGTGCTGTTGGATGATTTTCTGGTTGCAGAAAATCCACCTTATCAGCCTGACATTAATTCTCCTGCAATAACATCTGAGAGAGCTCCACCAGTAACAAGTACCAAAGTGAATCAATCTAGTATGATTCCTTTTGAGACAACACCAACTTTGGATGGTGGAGCAGAGATTCTTTCATCGAGTGGCATGAG CATGGACAAAAATTCTATGGAGAAACTGAGGGAGGCTTCTGCTGCTGAAGCAGAAGCAGCTAGTGCTGTCTGGCAAGCTGTGCAGGCTGCATCTGCTGAAGAGACATCTGTCTCGGATGAAAACTCTCAAGCAACAGAAACAATTTCAGATGGTAGTGATACTGAGGCAGATGTTCGTCTTCATCCAAGAGCC GTTGTAGTTGCTAAAGAGGCTGTTGGTAACCTGGGTGGGATGGTAAGACAGTTATCGTTGGATCAGTTTGAGAATGAGAGCAGACGAATGATTCCATTGAACAATGACCTTTCATACCCTACTAAAAAGTTTGCCAGGCAGAAGTCTCCTCAGGGCTTACATAAGAAG ATTATTTACACATTGCTCAGGCCTCGCAACTGGAAAGCTCCTCCAAATAGGAGGTTCTTTCTGGATTCTTATGAAGTGGGTGAGCTCTGTTATGCTGCTGAACAGATCTTTATGCAAGAGCCAACAGTTCTTCAGCTGAAAGCGCCTGTTAAGGTATTTGGTGATCTCCATGGACAATTTGGCGATTTAATGCGGCTATTTGATGAATATGGATTTCCTTCCACTGCAGGAGACATAAC GTATATAGACTACTTGTTTTTGGGAGACTATGTTGATCGAGGACAGCATAGCTTGGAGACCATAACTTTGCTCCTAGCTCTTAAG ATAGAGTATCCTGAGAATGTCCACTTAATACGTGGAAACCATGAGGCAGCTGACATAAATGCTCTCTTTGGTTTTCGCCTTGAATGCATTGAGAGAATG GGAGAGAATGATGGAATATGGGCATGGACACGATTTAATCAGCTATTCAACTGTCTTCCACTTGCTGCActtattgagaagaaaattatcTGTATGCATGGTGGCATTGGGAGGTCTATACATTCAGTAGAACAGATAGAGAAGCTTGAAAGACCTATAACAATGGATGCTGGATCTATAATCTTGATGGATCTCCTATG GTCTGATCCTACAGAAAATGATAGTGTGGAGGGTTTGAGACCAAATGCTAGAGGGCCTGGTCTTGTCAGTTTTGGG CCTGATCGTGTCACAGATTTCTGTAAGAAGAACAAATTACAGCTCATTATAAGGGCCCATGAATGTGTCATGGATGGTTTTGAACGGTTTGCTCAGGGACAGTTGATAACCCTTTTTTCTGCAACGAACTATTGTG GGACGGCAAACAATGCTGGAGCTATATTGGTAGTTGGCAGGGGGTTGGTTGTGGTTCCAAAATTAATTCATCCCTTACCACCACCACTTCAGTCTCCAGAGACATCTCCTGAACATGTCATTGAGGACACGTGGATGCAG GAGCTTAACATTCAAAGACCACCAACTCCTACTCGTGGTCGACCACAGCCTGACCTTGACCGGAGCtcacttgcatatatataa